The region TTGTTTTAATTCGCCCGTTGGAATTTCTTTCTTTGTATCCTGTGATTGACATTGTTCCTTAAGCTGTTGAATCGTTTCTTCTAAATTCCCATTCCCCAAGTTAGCCTGATCTGAAATTTCAGACCAATCATGATTGTCTAAATCAATATCCGAATTAAAAATTAATTCTATATTTTTATTAAACACATCATCTTCATAATTTTTGTTAGAATTTTGCTCATTTTCAAGAATCTCACTAAAAATAGAACTCAGACATTCTTGATCAGTTTGAAATTTACGTAAACGAGAATAATCATGTTGAACTAAAGCATCTAGGTAATCTAAATCATCATCTAAATCCCCCGTTGTCATTTCATTTAGTTCATTGACGATTTCATCATAAGTTAATGACTCAGTAGTTTCTTCTAAATCATTAAGATTTAACTTTAATTCAGATGCAAAAAGTTCCTTTTCAAGTTGCTCCCATTCACTAAAATCCTCATTATTAATCATGGATGTAATTTTATTATAAGTCCGATTTCCATATCGATCACAAAGATTATTAATTAATTCTGACGAACGTTGAGTTAATCCTGACTTTGGTCCCATCTCATCGTTATCACTCATTGTCGTTGGCTCTTCATCAGATGAATGTTCATGGATGGTTAAAAAATTATGTAAATCAGATGAAAAACCATCGATCGTTTGATCTATTCCGGTTTCATAATTTGAAACTTTAGAATGAGATGGCGTTCTATCGTTTTCACGATGTCCAAAATATAATCTTCGTAATTCAGCATAATCCGCCTTATTTTCCACCTCACTCACACTCCTTCTTGACATTATTTTTATATGGATTCGATAAGAAAGTTATCGTTTTTTTTGGCTATTTGTAAAAAAATCAATAAGACTAGCTAATTATATCATAATTTTGTTTTAATTTGAGTATTAAATTTGAATTTTTTTATCTTTTCAGCTTATAATAATCTTGTAATTCTAAAGAATTATAAATAATATAATAAAATCCTTTGAAGGGGGACATAACTATGTCTAAATTTTCTATTGTATCAAAAGATGAATGCATCGCTTGTGGTGCCTGTGGAGCAGTAGCCCCAGATATTTTTGGGTATGATGATGAAGGTTATGCTGAAAACATCTTTGAAGGTGATGCAAATACTGGAACTAAAGAAATTGCTGACAACTTAGAAGCTGATTTAATCGATGCAGCTGAAGGATGTCCTACAGAAGCTATTAAAGTTCAAGACTCACCTTTCAATTAATCTTCCCAAAAATTGTATGTAATATACAAAAATTATGAAAAAAAATAAAAAAAGACTAGATAATCTAGTCTTTTTTTATTTTTAAAATTGACGCATCTTATTAAATTTTAATTTTTTCTTAACTTGTGTGCTATTCGCAGCTGTTAATAAGGTTTTAACTTCATGAGGTGTTAGAGGGCGAAATTCACCTGCAGCTAATCCCTGAACATCAATTGTTCCAAATTGTTCACGACGTAATTTTTTCACCGGGAATCCAATCGCATCAAACATTTTTTTAACTTGATGATAACGACCTTCATGAATCGTCAATCTAACAAGAGAGGACTGGTTCTTTTTATCAACTGAAACTAACGTAGCTGAAGCTGGTTTTGTTTTATATCCGTCAATTTCAATTCCTTTACCAAATGGCTTTAAATTTTCTGGTAATACAATTCCCTTGACACGTGCTAGATAAACTTTATCAATCTCACCACTCGGATGCATCATTTTATTGGCGAACTCACCGTCATTAGTCATTAATAAAACACCTGAAGTATCGTAATCTAAACGTCCAACTGGATAAACACGCTCTGAAACTCGATCAGCAAAGAAATCTGAAACCGTACGACGTCCTAACTCATCTGAGACAGTACTTACATATCCACGAGGCTTATGTAAAACATAATAAACTTTTTTCTCACGTTGAAGCGGAACTCCCTCTACTTCAATTTTTTCTTTACCTGTTACTTTTGTTCCTAGTTCACGTACCACTTTATCATTAACAGTTACTTTTCCATCAAGAATTAATTGCTCTGCCTTACGACGAGATGCAATTCCAGCTTGAGCAATAACTTTTTGTAATCGTTCCATCTTCTAATCTCCTCCAATCATGGATTAACGTAAATTCGACGATTTTCACGTAAATTTCATTTTACCTTTATTATTAGTAAAAATCAATCTTTAATCCTAGAGAGATTTGATTTTAAAATTTTAAAGCCCTCCAAATTAAATGAGGGCTTTTTTCTATCAAAATTCAAAAGAAAATAGACACAGCTAAAATGGATGCAGCAAACCCTATTAAATCGGCTGTTAATCCTAACTTCATCGCATGCTTCATCTCAGATAGCCCAACAGCTGCAAAATAAACTGTAATAATATAAATCGTCGTATCTGTACTACCCTGCATAACCGATGCCAATCTTCCTAAATAGGAATCCGGACCATGTATAGAGATTAAATCAGTCGTTACACTCAAAGCTGCCGATCCAGATAAGGGTCTTAAAATCATTAAAGGAAGGACATGCGCATCAACATGAATAAAATCAAGAACGGGTTGTAGGACGTTGGCAATCGCCTCCACAATACCAGAAGCTAAGAAAACTTTAATCCCAACAATCATTCCTACGATGTTTGGAACAAGTTGAATCGTCGTTTGCATCCCTTCTTTAGCACCTTCAACAAAATGGTCAAACGCCTTTGTATTATTAATGAATGCCGTTAAAAAAACAAGTAGCAAAAAAATAGGTAAAACATAACCACTAATCGCTGACATCCATTCACCTTCTTTCTAATCGTTTATCGTATCCTTGATCACCCGATGATTGGACTCGCTTTAAACGACTATAGATATTGTGAATGAGTAATCCTCCAATCGTTGTAATACCAGAAGCAAACAGAATAGGAACAAATACTTCACTTGGATTTTGTGAGTGATATAAATGACGAAGTCCTATAATCGTTGTAGGGATAATCGTAAATCCAGCTGTATTCATGACAAGTAGAGTATACATTTCAAAGCTAGGTTTTTCAGGATTTGGGTTTGTTGCCTGAAGTTCTTTCATTGCTTTTAATCCCGTAGGAGTCGCCGCACTCCCTAGACCTAATAAGTTACTAACCATATTCGTTGTTAAAAACTTTAAAGCTGGGTGATCTGCTCTAAGTTTGGGATACAAAAATCTAGTAATAGGTGTTAAGAGATGACAAAGTAGATCAAGCATCTTAGAATGATTCGCTACTTGTAAAATTCCCGTCCAAAAAATCATAATCCCGGCTAAATAAAGAAGTAAATTAATCGCTTCTTGGGCTCCTGCTAAAATAGCATTATTAACATCCCCCGTTGTTCCATTCAAAAAACTAAAAATAATTCCGACAGTAAATAATCCCATCCAAATTTTATGAATCATTAATAATTCACCGTCCCGGTAAACCAATTAAAAATTTTATCAAACCAAGATAATTCTTTTTCTTTTACTTGTATTGGACGATAAACAGGAATTTC is a window of Turicibacter sanguinis DNA encoding:
- a CDS encoding ferredoxin, which produces MSKFSIVSKDECIACGACGAVAPDIFGYDDEGYAENIFEGDANTGTKEIADNLEADLIDAAEGCPTEAIKVQDSPFN
- a CDS encoding pseudouridine synthase, whose product is MERLQKVIAQAGIASRRKAEQLILDGKVTVNDKVVRELGTKVTGKEKIEVEGVPLQREKKVYYVLHKPRGYVSTVSDELGRRTVSDFFADRVSERVYPVGRLDYDTSGVLLMTNDGEFANKMMHPSGEIDKVYLARVKGIVLPENLKPFGKGIEIDGYKTKPASATLVSVDKKNQSSLVRLTIHEGRYHQVKKMFDAIGFPVKKLRREQFGTIDVQGLAAGEFRPLTPHEVKTLLTAANSTQVKKKLKFNKMRQF
- a CDS encoding spore maturation protein, with the translated sequence MSAISGYVLPIFLLLVFLTAFINNTKAFDHFVEGAKEGMQTTIQLVPNIVGMIVGIKVFLASGIVEAIANVLQPVLDFIHVDAHVLPLMILRPLSGSAALSVTTDLISIHGPDSYLGRLASVMQGSTDTTIYIITVYFAAVGLSEMKHAMKLGLTADLIGFAASILAVSIFF
- a CDS encoding spore maturation protein yields the protein MIHKIWMGLFTVGIIFSFLNGTTGDVNNAILAGAQEAINLLLYLAGIMIFWTGILQVANHSKMLDLLCHLLTPITRFLYPKLRADHPALKFLTTNMVSNLLGLGSAATPTGLKAMKELQATNPNPEKPSFEMYTLLVMNTAGFTIIPTTIIGLRHLYHSQNPSEVFVPILFASGITTIGGLLIHNIYSRLKRVQSSGDQGYDKRLERR